A genomic window from Sorex araneus isolate mSorAra2 chromosome 2, mSorAra2.pri, whole genome shotgun sequence includes:
- the LOC101545554 gene encoding trefoil factor 3 — MDTRVLGVLVLVLALGVSGSAGNYVGLSKEQCMVPPKDRVDCGYPQVTPEQCNSRGCCFDDSIPEVPWCFKPLQETECTF, encoded by the exons ATGGACACTAGAGTGCTGGGGGTGCTGGTCCTGGTGCTGGCCCTGGGGGTCTCCGGCTCGGCCGGGAACTACGTGGGCCTGT CGAAGGAGCAGTGCATGGTGCCTCCCAAGGACCGGGTGGACTGCGGCTACCCCCAGGTCACCCCCGAGCAGTGCAACAGCCGCGGCTGCTGTTTTGATGACAGTATCCCAGAGGTGCCCTGGTGCTTCAAGCCTCTGCAGGAGACAG AATGCACCTTCTGA